The following proteins come from a genomic window of Sulfitobacter indolifex:
- a CDS encoding CAP domain-containing protein codes for MRPFFLSILMLAGMPAWADPMGLERVNALRDVQGLKPLIYDGRLAQAAQTHATDMAEHDYFSHRGRDGTDVGRRAAMAGYQWCFVAENIAKGQQSLDEVMTGWTNSPGHYRNMVDSRAEEMGLVRADSEVWVMVLGAPC; via the coding sequence ATGAGGCCATTTTTTCTATCGATACTGATGTTGGCAGGGATGCCAGCATGGGCCGACCCGATGGGGTTGGAGCGCGTAAATGCGTTGCGGGATGTGCAGGGGCTAAAACCGTTGATCTATGATGGCCGCTTGGCGCAGGCGGCTCAAACACATGCCACCGATATGGCAGAGCATGACTATTTCAGCCACAGAGGCCGCGATGGCACAGATGTAGGCCGTCGTGCCGCGATGGCGGGTTATCAATGGTGTTTTGTCGCTGAGAATATCGCCAAAGGGCAGCAGTCCTTGGATGAGGTCATGACCGGTTGGACCAATTCGCCGGGGCATTACCGCAATATGGTCGACAGCCGCGCCGAAGAGATGGGGCTGGTGCGGGCCGATAGTGAGGTCTGGGTCATGGTGCTGGGCGCGCCCTGCTGA
- the guaD gene encoding guanine deaminase, with the protein MTNQRLLLGATLTYSGNPMQSAWEDAVKIDTEGGVLIEEGRITAVGNGERLRAAHPQAEVTDYPDALICPGFVDAHVHYPQTAIIASWGKRLIDWLNTYTFPEEMRLSDPAYAGEIAARYLDLTLAHGTTTVASYCTIHPHSADALFQAAAERGQRIVAGKTCMDRNAPEGLRDTVQSAYDDSKALIERWHGKGRASYAITPRFSPTSTPEQLSALGALWAEHPTCLMQTHLSEQTDEIEWVRGLFPQARDYLDTYEAHGLLGERGLYGHAIHLEPREIDRLAETGGALVHCPTSNTFIGSGLFDMTGLAARGIPLALATDTGGGSSFSMLRTMAAAYEVGQLRGTPLHAAQLIWLATAGSARSLHLQDDVGSLAAGMEADITVLSLDSTPAIAQRHEAAKDIWESLFATIMMGDDRAIADVWVAGTRRGGTA; encoded by the coding sequence GGCAACCCGATGCAAAGCGCGTGGGAGGATGCCGTAAAGATCGACACCGAAGGTGGGGTGCTGATCGAAGAGGGCCGCATCACTGCCGTTGGGAATGGCGAACGCTTGCGTGCCGCACATCCGCAGGCCGAGGTGACAGATTATCCCGATGCTCTGATCTGTCCCGGTTTTGTCGACGCCCACGTGCATTACCCACAGACCGCGATCATCGCGTCATGGGGCAAGCGGCTGATCGACTGGCTCAACACCTATACCTTCCCCGAAGAGATGCGCCTATCGGATCCGGCCTATGCGGGTGAGATCGCCGCGCGCTATCTTGACCTGACGCTGGCCCACGGCACCACCACGGTCGCGTCTTACTGCACGATCCACCCCCATAGCGCCGATGCGCTGTTTCAGGCTGCAGCAGAACGCGGGCAACGGATCGTCGCGGGCAAGACCTGCATGGACCGCAACGCCCCTGAGGGTCTGCGCGACACGGTGCAATCGGCCTATGATGACAGCAAAGCGCTGATCGAGCGCTGGCACGGCAAGGGCCGCGCGAGCTATGCAATCACGCCGCGTTTCTCTCCCACCTCGACGCCGGAGCAGCTCTCAGCACTCGGTGCGCTTTGGGCGGAGCATCCGACCTGTCTGATGCAAACCCACCTCAGCGAACAAACTGATGAGATCGAATGGGTCCGCGGACTGTTTCCGCAGGCCCGCGACTATCTTGATACCTATGAGGCCCACGGGCTACTCGGCGAACGCGGGCTCTACGGCCATGCGATTCACCTAGAGCCGCGTGAGATCGACCGGCTGGCCGAGACGGGCGGCGCGCTGGTGCATTGCCCCACCTCCAACACTTTCATCGGTTCTGGGCTGTTTGACATGACCGGTCTTGCCGCGCGGGGCATCCCGCTGGCACTGGCCACAGATACCGGGGGCGGCTCGTCGTTTTCGATGCTGCGCACCATGGCGGCGGCCTATGAGGTCGGCCAGTTGCGCGGCACGCCACTGCACGCGGCGCAGCTGATCTGGCTCGCCACCGCAGGCTCGGCCCGCAGCCTGCATCTGCAAGATGACGTGGGCAGTCTGGCCGCTGGGATGGAGGCGGATATCACCGTGCTTTCACTGGATTCCACCCCCGCGATCGCGCAGCGTCACGAAGCGGCCAAGGATATCTGGGAAAGCCTTTTCGCCACCATCATGATGGGCGATGATCGCGCGATTGCAGATGTTTGGGTTGCGGGTACGCGTCGGGGTGGCACGGCGTAA